A stretch of the Campylobacter sp. 19-13652 genome encodes the following:
- a CDS encoding TRAP transporter large permease: protein MTIAFLFISLFVLMLVGVPVAVSLGASTLLTIIFFTDIDVTSVPQIIFDGINHFSLMAIPMFILAGNLLSKGGSAARIIDFARAMVGHLPGGLPMSAIFACIIFAAVSGSSPATVVAIGSVMFAAIKQANYPPSYAVGAITTAGSLGILIPPSVVMIVYGVTAEVSIGKLFMAGVIPGLMLGSMMLLQTYVGARRLGFKASTPASWGERGRTFLRSFWALLIIVVVIGGIYGGIFTPTEAAAASAIYALFISLFVYKDIKVRDLYAICLDSALTTAMIFFIIANAVVFAYLLTSEQIPQQISSFLLDLDIGKIGFLICVNILLFIMGQFMEPSSVIMIMVPLLLPIATSLGVDPIHFGIIMMVNMEIGMVTPPVGLNLFVASGLTGIELKKIIFYTLPWAVTLGIGLILITYVPEISLWLPSLMYGG, encoded by the coding sequence ATGACGATAGCATTTTTATTTATCTCACTTTTTGTGCTTATGCTTGTGGGTGTGCCTGTGGCTGTTAGCCTTGGCGCTAGCACGCTGCTTACTATCATTTTCTTTACCGACATTGACGTTACTAGCGTGCCGCAGATCATTTTTGACGGGATTAATCACTTCTCGCTAATGGCGATACCTATGTTTATTTTGGCTGGGAATTTGCTAAGCAAGGGCGGCTCGGCGGCTCGTATAATTGATTTTGCACGTGCGATGGTGGGGCATTTGCCAGGGGGCTTGCCTATGAGTGCGATATTTGCGTGCATTATCTTTGCAGCCGTTAGTGGCAGCTCGCCAGCGACCGTTGTGGCGATTGGCTCTGTTATGTTTGCGGCTATTAAGCAGGCAAACTACCCGCCTAGCTACGCCGTGGGTGCGATAACGACAGCAGGAAGCCTAGGCATACTCATACCGCCTTCAGTTGTGATGATTGTTTATGGCGTTACGGCTGAGGTTAGCATAGGCAAGCTCTTTATGGCGGGCGTCATCCCAGGGCTAATGCTAGGCTCTATGATGCTGCTACAGACCTACGTGGGCGCTAGACGCCTTGGCTTTAAAGCCAGCACGCCAGCTAGCTGGGGCGAGCGTGGGCGGACATTTTTACGCTCGTTTTGGGCTCTCTTAATCATTGTCGTGGTTATTGGCGGAATTTATGGTGGCATATTTACCCCAACAGAAGCCGCAGCCGCTAGTGCGATATATGCGCTATTTATCTCGCTTTTTGTCTATAAGGACATTAAAGTGCGAGACCTTTATGCTATCTGCCTTGACTCAGCTCTTACCACGGCTATGATATTTTTCATCATCGCAAACGCCGTTGTGTTTGCCTACTTGCTTACGAGCGAGCAGATTCCGCAGCAGATTTCGTCGTTTTTACTAGACCTTGACATCGGCAAAATCGGCTTTTTAATCTGCGTAAATATCCTGCTTTTTATAATGGGGCAGTTTATGGAGCCAAGCAGTGTGATAATGATAATGGTGCCACTGCTGCTGCCGATAGCTACGAGCCTAGGCGTAGATCCGATACACTTTGGTATCATTATGATGGTAAATATGGAAATAGGTATGGTTACGCCGCCTGTTGGGCTAAATTTATTCGTCGCTAGCGGGCTAACTGGCATCGAGCTTAAAAAGATAATCTTTTACACCCTGCCGTGGGCGGTAACTCTAGGCATAGGACTAATCCTAATCACCTACGTCCCAGAGATCTCACTCTGGCTACCTAGCCTGATGTATGGGGGCTAA
- a CDS encoding TRAP transporter small permease: MFKFFQILDLGIAAVNKNIAVIGIAAGTLLAFINVVLRYCFNSGFSWAGEATNYLFIWSAFFGAAYGFNRGIHVSVTILIEKFTPLIAKTCFIFSSVVSTAFLLFLAYYGFEYLLVLHELEFMSVDLGVPQWVPMLVLPIAFFLAAYRSGEKIIQVAKTPAKTIGKAEVEELVSEAVQRD, translated from the coding sequence GTGTTTAAATTTTTTCAGATTTTAGACTTAGGCATAGCGGCGGTGAATAAAAACATCGCCGTTATCGGTATCGCAGCAGGCACTCTGCTTGCATTTATTAATGTAGTGCTACGCTACTGCTTTAACAGCGGCTTTAGCTGGGCAGGCGAAGCGACGAATTACCTATTCATCTGGTCGGCATTTTTCGGTGCGGCGTATGGGTTTAACCGCGGCATACACGTAAGCGTAACCATACTCATAGAAAAATTCACCCCCCTAATCGCAAAGACTTGCTTTATCTTTTCTAGCGTGGTTTCGACTGCGTTTTTACTGTTTTTGGCGTATTATGGCTTTGAGTATCTACTCGTGCTTCACGAGCTTGAATTTATGAGTGTGGATTTGGGTGTGCCGCAGTGGGTGCCTATGCTCGTGCTGCCTATCGCCTTTTTCTTAGCGGCTTATAGAAGTGGCGAAAAGATAATCCAAGTAGCCAAAACTCCAGCCAAAACCATAGGCAAGGCCGAAGTCGAAGAGCTAGTAAGCGAAGCGGTGCAAAGGGATTAG
- a CDS encoding DctP family TRAP transporter solute-binding subunit produces MKLLATILSCALAVGAFAADKVYNIKFPHVVASSTPKGKAADFFAKRVEELSNGRIKVQVFPSAQLMGDDRVFAALKLNNVQMAAPSLAKFTPIVPQFQLFDLPFIFRDLAHVRAVADGEPGEILKGLVEKKGFVALDYWDAGLKDFSSSTTPIITPEDAKGHKYRIQSSKVLEAQIKAVGGNPQILPFSEVYSALQQGVVDATENPLSNFYNSKFYEVQSSLTLSNHGYLGYLVIISDKFWKKLPDELKENVKQAIKEATQLERQETDKENSAILAALKDYADKTGKLKIYELNEAQRKAWEDVMSGIYPEFYGVIGEDLIKKTKDAK; encoded by the coding sequence ATGAAACTACTTGCTACTATTTTAAGCTGTGCGCTTGCAGTTGGCGCATTTGCAGCTGATAAGGTATATAATATCAAATTCCCCCACGTGGTCGCGTCTAGCACGCCAAAAGGCAAGGCGGCGGACTTTTTTGCAAAAAGAGTTGAGGAGCTAAGCAATGGGCGCATAAAGGTGCAGGTTTTCCCATCGGCTCAACTAATGGGCGATGATAGGGTCTTTGCTGCACTTAAGCTAAATAACGTGCAAATGGCAGCGCCAAGTCTGGCTAAATTTACCCCTATCGTGCCGCAATTTCAGCTATTTGATCTGCCGTTTATCTTTCGTGATTTAGCTCACGTCAGAGCAGTAGCAGATGGCGAGCCAGGTGAGATTTTAAAAGGGCTTGTTGAGAAAAAGGGCTTTGTCGCGCTTGATTACTGGGACGCAGGGCTAAAGGACTTTAGCTCTAGTACCACACCTATTATAACCCCAGAGGACGCAAAGGGACATAAATACCGCATTCAAAGCTCAAAGGTGCTTGAAGCCCAAATCAAAGCAGTCGGCGGCAATCCGCAGATACTGCCATTTTCTGAAGTGTATTCGGCTCTTCAGCAAGGCGTAGTCGATGCGACGGAAAATCCGCTTTCAAATTTTTACAACTCCAAATTCTACGAAGTGCAAAGCTCGCTAACGCTTTCAAACCACGGCTATCTGGGCTATTTAGTCATAATTAGCGATAAGTTTTGGAAAAAGCTACCAGATGAGTTAAAAGAGAATGTAAAACAGGCGATAAAAGAAGCCACCCAGCTAGAAAGACAAGAAACAGATAAGGAAAACAGTGCTATACTTGCCGCCCTAAAAGACTACGCCGACAAGACTGGCAAGCTTAAAATTTATGAGCTAAATGAAGCACAGCGCAAGGCTTGGGAGGACGTTATGAGCGGAATTTACCCAGAGTTTTATGGTGTGATTGGCGAGGATTTAATCAAAAAGACAAAGGACGCAAAGTAA